GGCCACGGAATGTCTTCCGCGATCAGATACCGGGCGAATCGTTCCGCGCTGAATGTCATCGCCTGTGCCGGGTCCGGTTCGCCGGGATTGTTCCGCAGTAGGTCGACAGCGCGCGCCAATAGCTCGGGGTCGTGTTTAACCGGCTTCGGTCGCGCCGGCTCGCGGAGAGTCTCCCATAGGAATGCCGCATAGTCGCGGCCGTCGTCGCCGTCGTAACCAGGGCCGATGCCTAATTCCGGGTAGCGTCCGGCAATCTCGCGGGCGGTCACGTCGAGCCCGGGGTAGTCGCTATGGTCACCGCCGTGACCATGCCGGCCGCCACGTCGTTCCCAGTCCTCAATTTTCCGCGTCGTTAATCCGGTGTCACGCCGCGCCGAAGCTTTCGCCCGCTCCCAATCCAGCCGGCTATCGAGTTCTCGTTTCCACACGTAGTCGAGGGCGTCCGCCAGTTGGTGCGGGTCGATTTCGTTTTCGTGGGCCTCGGCGAAGATCGCCGCGCCGGCCGGAGTGTTCGGGTCAACCCGCTTTTGACCACGCGGAACGTACACGCCGAATTCGGCGTCGATCCGCTCGATAAGCTTCCCTTGAATCGATCGCCAGGACTCGCGGAGTTCCTCCAGCGTTTCCACGTCGATCGGCACGCCAACCGATTCCATGCGTGCCACCGCCGCCATATAGCGGCCACGCAAGGTTGCGCGCGGGAGATCAATCTCCGGCAACATCTTGGGCAACAATTTCGCCAGCGCGTCGACGTCGGTCTGACAGTAGTCAAGCAATGCCAGTCTTTCCGCCTCCGTATACTCACCACCGCGCATCGCCAATTCGCGCATCTCTTGCTTCTCCGCCGCCTCGATGCCGCCGAGTCCATAATGGACCAGCGCACCGAGCAAGCCGTTCCCGCACGTGGTCGGTAGGCCATTCGTGATGTTCCGAAATTCGACGAACAAGTCGAGGATACGCTCGGGCATCGGCCAGCCCAGCGAAAGCAAACAACCGAGTTCCGCACTGGCGTAGTAGGCGACGAACAGCGTCCTCTTTCCAGTATTGAACGGCGGCATGCGCCGCATGTGCAACTCGTCACGCCACAAGCGCAGTCGCCGCCCGGAGCGGAATTCCCGCGCCACCAGGCAGAGCGGTTGCGGTCGCTCGCCCGGCGACGCGGAGAATTCAAAGTCCGCCAACCAGATTTCCCGAAACGTGTCGATCATGCTTCGCCACGCAGTTGCTTGAGAACCGGGTGATCCAACACGGCGATAAACCGCGACTGAAAGCAAAGCTTGATACACTGCTGGAACGACAACTCCGGCCAATCCGGTTCCGCCAGGTCGCCGCTTGCGGTGTACACGTCATAGAGTCCGCCCGGCATATTCGACGCCACGCGCACCCACTTCGTCTCCGCAGCCTGCGCCGCCGCAAGCATGGAGTCGTTCCACGCGTTCGGCCGTCCATCCGCCGACGGCAGCTTTGCGCGCCAGATAAACGGGTTGCCTTGCTTGGTGGTGGCCAGCAACAACACGACGGGTTGCAAGAATTCCGCCACGTCGGCATGCAACTTGGGGTCGACGATGTAGTCCTCCCGATTGATGCGATCTTCCAGGATCGCCGTTTGCAATCGCCATTCGTCTCCCGGGCGTACGCGGACAAACTCTTGCTTGTCAGGCTTACGGCAGCGGAGCGT
This Planctomycetia bacterium DNA region includes the following protein-coding sequences:
- a CDS encoding DNA polymerase codes for the protein MIDTFREIWLADFEFSASPGERPQPLCLVAREFRSGRRLRLWRDELHMRRMPPFNTGKRTLFVAYYASAELGCLLSLGWPMPERILDLFVEFRNITNGLPTTCGNGLLGALVHYGLGGIEAAEKQEMRELAMRGGEYTEAERLALLDYCQTDVDALAKLLPKMLPEIDLPRATLRGRYMAAVARMESVGVPIDVETLEELRESWRSIQGKLIERIDAEFGVYVPRGQKRVDPNTPAGAAIFAEAHENEIDPHQLADALDYVWKRELDSRLDWERAKASARRDTGLTTRKIEDWERRGGRHGHGGDHSDYPGLDVTAREIAGRYPELGIGPGYDGDDGRDYAAFLWETLREPARPKPVKHDPELLARAVDLLRNNPGEPDPAQAMTFSAERFARYLIAEDIPWPRLASGALALDDDTFRQMARTYGQIAPLRELRHSLGEMRLFSDLAVGADGRNRCLLSPFRSITGRNQPSNAKFIFGPSVWLRGLIKPSTGRAVAYIDWSQQEFGIAAVLSDDAAMRDAYASGDPYLEFAKQAGLIPRDATKQSHPAERDRCKVCILAVQYGMGAASLAQSLGQPEAYARELLDLHRAAYPRFWKWSQACVDHAMLRGSLWTVFGWRVQVGATCNPRSLANFPMQANGAEMMRLACCLATERGIAVCAPVHDAILVEATFKDIDHVVVATQQAMREASAAVLGGFELRSDAKIIRYPERYCDARGERMWQTVGELLAQLKHPRVCGPPPH